A window from Pyrococcus yayanosii CH1 encodes these proteins:
- a CDS encoding ribosome biogenesis/translation initiation ATPase RLI yields the protein MRIAVIDYDKCNPDKCGHFLCERVCPVNRMGGEAIVIYEEKYRPIIQEASCTGCGICVHKCPFNAISIVNLPEQLEEDCVHRYGINGFVLYRLPVIKDGMVVGILGPNGTGKTTAVKILAGQLIPNLCCDNSSWNAVVKAFRGSELQNYFERLKKGEIRPVVKPQYVDLIPKAVKGRVEDLLKRADETGAFEEVVKELELENILGREIEHLSGGELQRVAIAAALLRNAHFYFFDEPSSYLDIRQRLKVARAIRKLADSGKAVLVVEHDLAVLDYLSDIIHVVYGEPGVYGIFSQPKGTRNGINEFLRGYLKDENVRFRPYEIRFTKTGERIDVERETLVEYPRLVKDYGDFRLEVEPGEIRKGEVIGIVGPNGIGKTTFVKMLAGVEEPTEGKVEWDLTVAYKPQYIKADYEGTVYELLSKVDEAKLNSNFYKTELLNPLRIPDLYDREVNELSGGELQRVAIAATLLRDADIYLLDEPSAYLDVEQRLAVARAIRHLMEKNEKTALVVEHDVLMIDYISDRLMVFEGEPGRYGRALPPMGMREGMNRFLASVGITFRRDPETGRPRANKEGSVKDREQKEKGEYYYV from the coding sequence ATGAGGATAGCGGTCATCGACTACGACAAGTGCAACCCTGACAAGTGCGGACACTTTCTATGTGAGAGGGTCTGCCCGGTCAATAGAATGGGCGGTGAGGCCATAGTTATATACGAGGAGAAGTACAGGCCGATAATCCAAGAGGCAAGCTGTACGGGCTGTGGAATATGCGTCCATAAGTGCCCATTCAACGCCATAAGCATAGTCAACCTGCCCGAGCAGCTTGAGGAGGACTGCGTCCACCGATATGGAATAAACGGCTTCGTCCTCTACCGACTTCCCGTTATCAAAGATGGTATGGTTGTTGGTATCTTGGGTCCGAACGGAACGGGTAAAACGACGGCCGTCAAGATACTCGCCGGCCAACTTATTCCTAACCTCTGTTGCGACAACAGCAGCTGGAATGCCGTCGTAAAAGCCTTCCGTGGAAGCGAGCTTCAGAACTACTTCGAGAGGCTGAAGAAGGGCGAGATACGGCCCGTCGTTAAACCTCAGTACGTTGATCTAATCCCTAAGGCCGTCAAAGGCAGGGTTGAGGATCTTCTCAAGAGGGCTGACGAGACAGGGGCCTTCGAGGAGGTAGTCAAGGAGCTTGAGCTCGAGAACATCCTTGGAAGAGAAATAGAGCACCTCTCAGGCGGCGAGCTTCAAAGGGTCGCGATAGCGGCCGCCCTCCTTAGGAACGCTCACTTCTACTTCTTCGATGAACCCTCGAGCTATCTCGACATAAGGCAGAGGCTCAAGGTGGCGAGGGCCATAAGGAAATTAGCGGACTCGGGAAAGGCTGTCCTCGTGGTGGAGCATGATTTGGCCGTCTTGGATTACCTTAGCGACATAATCCACGTTGTGTATGGTGAGCCGGGCGTCTATGGAATCTTCTCCCAACCAAAGGGCACTAGAAATGGCATAAACGAGTTCCTCCGCGGCTATCTTAAGGACGAGAACGTTCGCTTCAGACCCTACGAGATTCGCTTTACCAAGACGGGCGAGAGAATTGACGTTGAGAGGGAGACCCTCGTGGAATACCCAAGGCTTGTTAAGGACTACGGGGACTTCAGGCTCGAAGTTGAGCCTGGCGAAATAAGAAAGGGTGAGGTAATAGGCATAGTGGGTCCCAACGGCATTGGAAAGACGACCTTCGTCAAGATGCTCGCGGGCGTTGAGGAGCCCACCGAGGGTAAGGTCGAGTGGGACCTGACGGTGGCTTATAAGCCCCAGTACATAAAGGCTGATTATGAGGGAACAGTTTACGAGCTCCTAAGCAAGGTCGATGAGGCAAAGCTCAACAGCAACTTCTACAAGACCGAGCTCCTGAACCCGCTCCGCATCCCGGACCTCTACGACAGGGAAGTTAACGAGCTGTCCGGTGGCGAGCTTCAAAGGGTCGCGATAGCAGCCACGCTTCTAAGGGACGCGGACATATACCTCCTTGACGAGCCCTCGGCATACCTCGACGTCGAACAGCGCCTTGCCGTCGCCCGAGCCATAAGGCACCTCATGGAGAAGAACGAGAAGACGGCCCTCGTGGTCGAGCACGACGTCCTTATGATAGACTACATAAGCGACAGGCTCATGGTCTTCGAGGGCGAGCCCGGTCGCTATGGAAGAGCCCTCCCGCCGATGGGCATGAGAGAGGGCATGAACCGCTTCCTGGCGAGCGTTGGCATAACATTCAGGCGCGACCCTGAGACGGGAAGACCAAGGGCTAACAAAGAGGGCAGCGTCAAGGACAGGGAGCAGAAGGAGAAGGGCGAATACTATTATGTTTAG
- a CDS encoding MDR/zinc-dependent alcohol dehydrogenase-like family protein: MKVLVLHKPGDLRLEDVDEPTPKGNWVKIRVKRVGICGTDKAFYKGTYMPQKLPIIPGHEIAGIVNDVGNKELEHLVGEKVTTEINVHCGKCWYCLHGMSSHCPYRQTIGISIDGGMAEYVLTRADLIHSIEGLSWEEGAFVEPLAAVIEMLEMHPLNPSSNVAVVGIGTMGLLSIQLLNLLGSNVVAVARADSPKRRIAEKLGAEVMTFEEALDFMKTHTPEGHGFDYVVEATGSPKGLEMALNLVRPRGVIAAKSTHGSDVSFNYTLMVVKEVKIVGSRCGPFEKAINLLRKRLINVKNLVTSIYKLEKGIEAFEKSFERDQIKVHLIP, encoded by the coding sequence ATGAAAGTCCTTGTCCTGCATAAGCCGGGAGATTTAAGGCTTGAAGATGTTGACGAGCCTACCCCCAAAGGAAATTGGGTAAAAATTAGGGTAAAGCGCGTGGGAATCTGTGGCACTGACAAGGCTTTTTATAAAGGGACCTACATGCCTCAAAAGCTTCCCATTATCCCTGGACATGAAATTGCGGGAATCGTTAATGATGTTGGCAACAAAGAGCTCGAACACCTTGTTGGAGAAAAGGTAACTACAGAAATCAACGTTCACTGCGGGAAATGCTGGTATTGCTTACATGGAATGTCCTCACACTGTCCATACAGGCAGACGATAGGGATAAGCATTGACGGAGGGATGGCAGAATACGTGCTAACTAGGGCCGATTTAATTCATTCTATTGAAGGCCTATCGTGGGAGGAGGGTGCGTTTGTTGAGCCTCTTGCAGCTGTTATAGAGATGCTGGAAATGCATCCCCTAAACCCATCATCGAATGTGGCAGTCGTTGGAATAGGGACAATGGGCCTATTATCAATTCAGTTGCTTAATCTGTTGGGCTCGAATGTCGTTGCCGTTGCAAGGGCTGACTCTCCAAAGAGGAGAATTGCCGAAAAGCTTGGGGCTGAGGTAATGACCTTTGAAGAGGCTTTAGACTTTATGAAGACACACACCCCAGAGGGACATGGCTTTGATTACGTTGTTGAAGCCACAGGCAGTCCAAAAGGTCTGGAAATGGCATTGAACTTGGTTAGGCCTAGGGGTGTAATTGCGGCAAAATCGACGCATGGGAGCGATGTATCGTTCAATTACACGCTGATGGTCGTTAAGGAGGTAAAAATCGTTGGCAGTAGGTGCGGACCCTTTGAAAAGGCAATAAACCTGCTAAGGAAAAGGCTCATCAACGTTAAAAACCTTGTGACATCTATTTATAAACTCGAAAAAGGTATAGAAGCATTTGAAAAAAGTTTCGAAAGGGATCAGATAAAGGTGCATCTCATTCCTTGA
- a CDS encoding ABC transporter permease: MIGDILNIISNTLISMVPLTLAGVGEIITEKSGVVNIGLEGIFILSAFTSTVVTFYTGNPYLGLLVGVIVGVLSGILHGLISVYLKGDQIIAGVGFNSFAYGISLLALVSLWHSHGSSPSVNKIPMIIVGSLSFSPLTIVAFLVGFAAWWWLYKTPGGLRLRACGEDPRAAEAMGVNVYRVRFYATVVGSALTGLGGAYLVVGWIGQFTKFISAGRGFIALANVAFSNWNPLMAIVGGLLFGFFEALSIYIPIKLQEMTGRVFTAEASLFRTIPYLATLVVVAIIMKKVKMPRALGKPYIKE; the protein is encoded by the coding sequence ATGATCGGAGACATTTTGAATATAATTTCAAACACCTTGATTTCGATGGTTCCGTTAACCTTGGCTGGGGTTGGCGAGATAATAACAGAGAAATCCGGCGTTGTTAACATTGGGCTTGAAGGAATATTCATACTTTCAGCGTTTACTTCGACGGTTGTGACATTCTATACTGGAAATCCATACCTGGGGCTTTTGGTCGGGGTTATCGTTGGTGTACTCTCCGGAATTTTACACGGATTAATAAGCGTATACCTTAAAGGAGACCAAATAATAGCGGGCGTTGGTTTCAACTCCTTCGCCTACGGAATAAGCTTATTGGCCCTGGTCTCACTCTGGCACAGCCATGGCTCTTCACCCTCGGTAAACAAAATACCGATGATAATAGTTGGCAGTCTGTCATTTTCGCCCCTTACGATAGTTGCATTTCTGGTTGGCTTTGCCGCATGGTGGTGGCTATACAAAACGCCGGGCGGATTAAGACTTAGGGCCTGTGGAGAAGATCCGAGGGCGGCCGAAGCTATGGGAGTCAACGTTTACAGAGTTAGGTTCTATGCAACCGTAGTAGGTTCGGCATTGACCGGCCTAGGAGGGGCTTACCTTGTTGTTGGTTGGATTGGGCAGTTCACGAAGTTCATATCCGCCGGAAGGGGCTTTATTGCACTGGCAAATGTTGCTTTTAGTAACTGGAACCCGTTGATGGCGATAGTTGGTGGTTTACTCTTCGGGTTCTTTGAGGCATTGTCAATTTACATTCCAATAAAATTGCAAGAAATGACTGGAAGGGTTTTCACGGCCGAGGCGAGCCTCTTTAGGACGATTCCTTACCTGGCAACACTGGTCGTTGTGGCGATAATAATGAAGAAGGTCAAAATGCCAAGAGCTTTAGGAAAGCCGTACATCAAGGAATGA
- a CDS encoding ABC transporter permease → MPNGELVGKAFEIVMSLAIAFSVGAIVLVILGYNPIEVYAILFKYGYGNVKYLMNKSTPLIMTGLAFAIPSIAGVFNIGGESQLYVGAFTALMTAYYTNNPLLALIVGALAGACLGWFIGALRVYRGINEVITAIMVNWVFFYVITYLIAGVFYNPQRPHESIPVPENARIKPIGDLSVIFSIAVIVALAYYYLLYYTDLGYRLRVSGLSPSSARYAGFDPSKAVLTSMLLGGAAAGLGGALLVLGITYNIDDMLSAVYGLGFTGIGIGLLGRNHPIGIIFSALFLSGLIIGGQWVELKTGAPPELADTLMGVIVIALAIPYVYRMIFRKLAEGRQ, encoded by the coding sequence ATGCCTAACGGGGAACTGGTAGGAAAGGCATTTGAGATCGTGATGTCCTTGGCAATAGCATTTTCAGTTGGTGCCATTGTTTTGGTCATACTAGGCTATAACCCGATTGAGGTTTATGCAATCCTCTTCAAGTATGGCTACGGTAACGTTAAATACCTCATGAACAAAAGTACCCCTTTGATAATGACCGGTTTAGCTTTTGCAATACCGTCAATAGCGGGTGTGTTTAACATAGGTGGTGAAAGCCAGCTTTATGTTGGGGCATTTACAGCTTTGATGACCGCTTACTACACCAATAATCCCCTTTTGGCATTGATAGTGGGGGCACTCGCCGGGGCCTGCCTGGGATGGTTCATAGGGGCCTTGAGGGTGTATAGAGGGATTAACGAAGTAATTACGGCGATAATGGTCAACTGGGTATTTTTCTATGTGATAACATATCTGATTGCCGGAGTATTTTATAATCCTCAGAGACCTCATGAGTCAATTCCCGTTCCGGAAAATGCAAGGATAAAGCCAATAGGTGACCTCAGCGTTATATTCTCGATAGCAGTGATCGTTGCTTTGGCATATTACTATCTTCTATACTACACTGACCTTGGATACAGGCTGAGGGTTTCTGGTCTCTCCCCCTCTTCCGCCAGATACGCTGGATTTGATCCCTCCAAAGCTGTGCTAACGTCAATGCTCCTTGGAGGGGCTGCCGCTGGTCTTGGAGGTGCTCTCTTGGTCCTTGGAATTACCTACAACATAGATGACATGCTCTCTGCCGTTTATGGGCTTGGCTTTACTGGAATAGGTATAGGCCTTCTTGGAAGGAATCATCCAATTGGCATAATATTCTCTGCCCTCTTCCTGTCTGGACTCATAATAGGTGGTCAGTGGGTCGAGCTTAAAACGGGAGCTCCCCCCGAGCTTGCTGACACCTTGATGGGTGTTATCGTGATAGCATTGGCAATTCCCTACGTTTACAGGATGATATTCAGAAAGCTTGCGGAGGGAAGGCAATGA
- a CDS encoding ABC transporter ATP-binding protein translates to MPAVEMRDIVKVYPDGVVALKGVNFIVEEGEIHGLLGENGAGKSTLMRILYGEIKPTKGTIKLFGKEVKFQGPWDAIRHGVGMVYQHFTLVPSFTVLENLHLAMLSLNPKITVEEVEKLAKEKMEYVGFKVPLYEPVEELPIGIQQRVEIIKVLMGNAKVLILDEPTSVLTPIEVEELFRTLKGLREKGITIIFITHKLKEVKEITDRVTVLRRGEVVGTVKTDEVSENDLAKMMVQRDVVMSIEKKPAKPGKTVLKVEDLWVKDDRGLDAVKGITLELKEGEILGIAGVQGNGQRELAEALAGIRASYKGSIKLLDVDVTGMPAIERYKLGIAYVPDSRKVGLVYDMNVTENVILTNLWGVTSSKRILWEKANTIAEDVVRRFDVVVSSLKTPIKHLSGGNQQKVMVGREIVREPKVFIVSEPTQGLDIGATEFIRKTLVELRDKGKAILLISTDLDEILQLSDRIAVIYEGKIMAVGKREKFTLEKLGLLMGGVNA, encoded by the coding sequence ATGCCGGCGGTTGAGATGAGGGACATTGTGAAGGTTTACCCAGATGGTGTTGTAGCATTAAAGGGCGTTAACTTTATCGTTGAAGAGGGAGAAATTCACGGTCTTCTGGGTGAAAATGGTGCAGGGAAATCAACATTAATGAGGATTCTCTACGGCGAGATAAAACCAACGAAAGGAACGATAAAGCTGTTTGGGAAGGAGGTAAAATTTCAGGGACCATGGGATGCCATAAGGCATGGAGTAGGCATGGTCTACCAGCACTTCACACTGGTTCCAAGCTTTACAGTACTGGAGAACCTTCATCTCGCGATGCTGTCGCTGAACCCAAAAATCACGGTTGAGGAAGTCGAAAAGCTTGCCAAGGAGAAGATGGAATACGTTGGCTTTAAAGTCCCACTTTACGAGCCTGTTGAAGAGCTACCAATCGGAATTCAACAGAGAGTTGAGATAATAAAGGTTCTTATGGGTAACGCCAAGGTGTTGATTCTAGATGAGCCGACGTCCGTTTTGACTCCAATCGAAGTTGAGGAGCTCTTCAGAACTCTTAAGGGTCTTAGAGAAAAAGGCATAACAATAATATTCATAACCCACAAGCTTAAGGAAGTAAAGGAGATAACCGACAGGGTAACGGTTCTTAGGAGGGGGGAAGTAGTTGGAACGGTGAAAACCGATGAAGTTTCGGAAAATGATCTTGCAAAGATGATGGTTCAAAGAGATGTTGTTATGAGCATTGAAAAGAAACCTGCAAAGCCGGGAAAAACCGTTCTGAAAGTTGAGGATTTGTGGGTTAAAGACGATAGGGGATTGGACGCCGTAAAGGGAATAACCCTGGAACTTAAGGAGGGTGAAATCTTGGGCATTGCTGGAGTCCAGGGAAATGGGCAGAGGGAGCTTGCGGAGGCTTTGGCAGGTATCAGGGCGTCCTACAAAGGTAGCATAAAGCTTCTTGACGTGGATGTTACCGGAATGCCTGCCATTGAAAGATATAAACTTGGCATAGCCTATGTTCCTGACTCAAGAAAAGTTGGCTTGGTTTATGATATGAATGTAACCGAAAACGTTATCTTGACGAATCTATGGGGTGTTACGTCATCGAAGAGGATTCTCTGGGAGAAGGCCAATACCATTGCCGAAGACGTTGTTAGGAGGTTTGATGTTGTCGTTTCTTCATTGAAGACACCTATAAAACACCTAAGTGGAGGCAATCAGCAGAAGGTCATGGTTGGCAGGGAGATAGTGAGGGAGCCAAAGGTTTTCATCGTTTCAGAACCAACTCAGGGCCTTGACATCGGGGCCACGGAATTCATAAGGAAAACACTTGTTGAGCTTAGAGATAAAGGAAAAGCTATCCTCCTGATATCAACGGACTTGGACGAGATCCTCCAGTTAAGCGACAGAATTGCTGTTATATACGAAGGCAAGATAATGGCCGTTGGAAAAAGGGAGAAATTCACGTTAGAAAAGCTAGGGCTCCTGATGGGTGGTGTAAATGCCTAA
- a CDS encoding BMP family lipoprotein, which yields MRNRSGLALAVAILVMMAVASGCIQGETSPTATPEKKVKVAVLFDVGGRGDLSFNDMAYLGAERAKKELGVEVDYMTPKSNEDMVPLLRQLSESGEYDLLVLIGFLWTGPLNEVADDYPNQKFALIDSTTGKVRENEVDILFREQEVAALMGVIASGMAYELGGNTIGAVAGMDIPPLWKFHIGYLFGAKYFEKKTGKPVKVLWQYTGTFTDTQVGYNTAMQLLQQDAKVLYGLAGLTHVGMFNAIIDWNEQGKGKALAMGQDASQEWYAPKYIPISGAKRVDVAVYKAIEMVVKGEWKGGIVTLGLKENGVGYWDLEGVREFAQFAYEAGKLKGMTPDEVVNIVKETREAYIKPYVWDIVNELAEKIKSGEIVFKTPKTHEEYEKIIEELNKGNLDAALEKGSVS from the coding sequence ATGAGGAACAGGTCAGGACTTGCTCTGGCCGTTGCTATTTTGGTTATGATGGCCGTTGCCAGCGGGTGCATTCAGGGAGAAACATCCCCAACCGCAACTCCAGAAAAGAAAGTCAAAGTTGCCGTGCTTTTTGATGTCGGCGGGAGAGGTGACCTGAGTTTCAATGACATGGCATATTTGGGAGCTGAAAGGGCGAAGAAAGAGCTTGGCGTTGAAGTTGACTACATGACGCCAAAGTCAAACGAGGATATGGTGCCCTTGCTTAGACAGCTGAGCGAAAGCGGCGAGTACGACCTCTTGGTGCTGATAGGGTTCCTCTGGACGGGGCCACTTAACGAGGTCGCCGACGATTACCCAAACCAGAAGTTTGCTCTCATAGATTCAACAACTGGGAAGGTCCGCGAAAATGAAGTTGACATACTCTTCCGCGAGCAGGAAGTTGCCGCGCTAATGGGGGTTATAGCGTCTGGAATGGCTTATGAGCTGGGCGGGAATACGATTGGTGCGGTTGCCGGAATGGACATTCCTCCCCTCTGGAAGTTCCACATTGGTTACCTCTTCGGGGCCAAGTACTTCGAAAAGAAGACTGGAAAACCAGTAAAGGTGCTCTGGCAGTACACTGGAACCTTTACGGACACTCAAGTTGGCTACAACACGGCAATGCAACTGCTTCAGCAAGATGCAAAGGTTCTATATGGTCTGGCCGGTTTGACCCACGTGGGGATGTTCAACGCCATAATTGACTGGAATGAACAAGGAAAGGGCAAGGCCCTAGCCATGGGTCAGGATGCTAGCCAGGAATGGTACGCTCCAAAGTATATTCCAATAAGCGGTGCTAAGAGAGTTGACGTTGCAGTTTACAAGGCTATAGAGATGGTCGTCAAAGGAGAGTGGAAGGGCGGAATAGTGACATTAGGCTTGAAAGAGAATGGAGTCGGTTACTGGGATCTTGAGGGAGTCAGAGAATTTGCCCAGTTCGCATACGAGGCTGGAAAGCTCAAGGGAATGACGCCCGATGAAGTTGTTAACATCGTTAAGGAAACTCGTGAGGCTTACATAAAGCCCTATGTCTGGGACATAGTCAACGAGCTCGCGGAGAAAATAAAGAGCGGAGAAATAGTCTTCAAGACTCCAAAGACGCACGAAGAATACGAAAAGATAATTGAGGAACTTAACAAGGGTAACCTTGATGCGGCTTTAGAAAAGGGTTCTGTTTCATGA
- a CDS encoding prenyltransferase/squalene oxidase repeat-containing protein: MGSKLEEFKRFINVDSLLKYVSERRHEDGGYCFVSQLADTNINDTYYAIKIYDLLGLEVPERERTIEFLYSSAQMQTAVVGVAMAIEGLIVLDAKDLAREKLDLLFQKYNPLEDKFAVGLGGSEEFGTATPLEATYWAIRAMKAIGHKMNAEMREKIRAFVMRFRIGDAFGVTHPTTTMTYQAIFTLHSLGYKIKSGHFKRVEVCGEWGGFTEVPHSLPPYLEPTFYALRGLQLQREKATCIRRHIAFIRALQNPNGGFRRSLELGISNFQNTYRALASLDVLLRHL; encoded by the coding sequence ATGGGCTCGAAGCTTGAGGAGTTCAAGAGATTCATCAACGTGGACTCACTTTTGAAATACGTCTCCGAGAGGAGGCACGAAGATGGGGGCTACTGCTTCGTGTCTCAACTAGCCGACACGAACATAAACGATACCTATTACGCCATCAAAATCTACGATCTCTTAGGCCTCGAAGTTCCTGAAAGGGAAAGGACCATAGAGTTTCTCTATAGCTCGGCTCAGATGCAAACCGCAGTTGTTGGCGTCGCAATGGCTATTGAAGGGCTTATTGTACTAGATGCCAAGGACTTAGCGAGGGAAAAGCTCGACCTGCTGTTTCAGAAGTACAACCCGCTGGAAGATAAGTTCGCGGTTGGCCTTGGCGGAAGCGAGGAGTTCGGAACGGCCACTCCCCTTGAAGCCACTTACTGGGCCATCAGAGCGATGAAGGCCATTGGCCATAAAATGAACGCTGAGATGAGAGAAAAAATCAGGGCCTTCGTGATGCGCTTCAGGATCGGCGATGCCTTTGGTGTGACTCATCCAACGACAACCATGACATACCAGGCCATCTTTACGCTTCACTCTCTCGGCTATAAGATAAAGAGCGGGCACTTCAAGAGGGTAGAGGTATGTGGAGAGTGGGGTGGCTTTACCGAGGTTCCACATTCCTTACCGCCGTACCTTGAACCAACCTTCTACGCCCTCAGAGGTCTTCAACTCCAAAGAGAGAAGGCTACCTGCATTAGAAGGCATATCGCCTTCATAAGAGCCCTTCAGAACCCCAACGGTGGCTTCAGGAGGAGCCTCGAGTTGGGCATCTCCAATTTCCAGAACACCTACAGGGCATTGGCGAGTTTGGACGTGTTGCTCAGGCATCTTTAA
- the trm5b gene encoding tRNA (guanine(37)-N1)-methyltransferase Trm5b, translated as MPLAVKVPREKGEEVRRKLIELGLFNRDYRIGREGDYLLIPVVEPVEGFETVEVELEPVRRRPHSYQEVVRVPKELRPSLPSSFDIVGDIAIIELPEELVPYGKEIGRAIMEVHRHIRAVFAKGGKVGGEFRVRPLIHLAGEKKTETIHRENGIRLKLDIAKVYFSPRLATERRRIFERTQPGEVVFDMFAGVGPFSILLAKKAKLVFACDINPWAVKYLDENKRLNKIPNVVPVLGDVRKVAGQIKADRVIMNLPGHARAFLKEAMLSVRDGGVIHYYGFSPEEDLFGKHEEAIRDVAEELGLEVEFLDRRRIRNYAPRQYNVAIDFRVYVRSPQVQ; from the coding sequence ATGCCGCTGGCGGTTAAGGTGCCGAGGGAGAAGGGAGAGGAAGTCAGAAGAAAGCTCATCGAGTTAGGACTCTTTAACAGGGATTACAGGATAGGACGTGAGGGCGATTACCTGCTGATCCCTGTGGTTGAACCCGTCGAAGGATTCGAAACCGTTGAGGTGGAGCTCGAGCCCGTGAGGAGGAGGCCACACAGCTATCAGGAGGTCGTCAGGGTTCCCAAGGAGCTGAGGCCCTCCCTCCCAAGCTCCTTCGATATAGTGGGCGATATAGCCATCATAGAGCTCCCGGAGGAGCTCGTTCCCTACGGGAAGGAGATAGGAAGGGCCATAATGGAGGTTCACCGTCATATAAGAGCCGTGTTCGCCAAGGGCGGGAAAGTGGGAGGAGAGTTCAGGGTAAGGCCACTGATTCATCTGGCCGGAGAGAAGAAGACGGAAACCATCCACAGGGAGAATGGCATAAGGCTCAAGCTCGATATCGCCAAGGTTTACTTCTCGCCTCGCCTCGCCACGGAGAGGAGAAGGATCTTCGAGAGAACCCAGCCGGGGGAAGTTGTCTTTGATATGTTCGCGGGGGTCGGCCCCTTCTCGATTCTCCTGGCAAAGAAGGCCAAACTCGTCTTTGCCTGTGATATAAACCCCTGGGCCGTGAAGTACCTCGATGAAAACAAGCGGCTAAACAAGATTCCCAATGTCGTGCCGGTACTCGGGGATGTCAGGAAGGTCGCTGGGCAGATAAAGGCCGACAGGGTGATAATGAACCTGCCCGGCCATGCGCGGGCCTTCCTGAAGGAAGCCATGCTCAGCGTGAGGGACGGCGGTGTCATCCACTACTACGGATTTTCGCCCGAGGAAGACCTGTTCGGGAAGCATGAGGAAGCCATAAGGGATGTCGCGGAGGAACTCGGCCTAGAGGTGGAGTTCCTGGACAGGAGAAGGATAAGGAACTACGCCCCAAGACAGTACAATGTGGCAATAGACTTCCGCGTTTACGTAAGGTCACCGCAGGTGCAGTAA
- a CDS encoding ATP/GTP-binding protein, giving the protein MILTFVGTAGSGKTALTYSFGKYLEESYSVAYVNLDTGAKKLPYRPDVDVRETVTVEELMAEGYGPNGAIVESYDRLMAKFDEYLGAILELEGEHDYVLIDTPGQMEAFLFHEFGVRLMENLPSPLTVYLSDPEILRRPHDYCFVRFFALLLDLRLGTTTVPALNKVDLLDEEELEMHKRYFDDMEYLKTRLRLDTSMQGLLAFRLCSFLSEVSPPVRFIYLSAKTGEGFEDLNTLAYEHYCTCGDLT; this is encoded by the coding sequence ATGATATTAACCTTCGTAGGCACCGCGGGTAGCGGTAAGACGGCCCTCACATATTCTTTCGGCAAATACTTGGAGGAAAGCTATTCGGTTGCCTACGTGAACCTCGATACTGGGGCGAAGAAGCTTCCCTATAGGCCAGATGTTGATGTGAGAGAAACAGTAACCGTCGAAGAGCTAATGGCGGAGGGCTACGGGCCCAACGGAGCCATAGTGGAGAGCTACGACAGGCTCATGGCAAAGTTCGACGAGTATCTGGGGGCGATATTAGAGCTTGAAGGAGAACACGATTACGTCCTTATAGACACGCCCGGCCAAATGGAGGCCTTTCTTTTCCACGAGTTTGGCGTCAGGCTGATGGAGAACCTGCCATCCCCTCTCACGGTTTACCTCTCGGACCCGGAGATTTTGAGAAGGCCACATGACTACTGCTTCGTCCGCTTCTTCGCCCTTCTCCTAGATCTGAGGCTCGGAACGACGACGGTCCCGGCCCTGAACAAGGTTGATCTGCTGGATGAGGAGGAGCTCGAGATGCACAAGCGGTACTTCGATGACATGGAGTATCTCAAGACGAGATTAAGGCTGGACACTTCAATGCAGGGTCTCTTAGCTTTCAGGCTTTGTTCTTTCCTCTCAGAAGTTTCTCCACCCGTTAGGTTCATCTACCTCTCAGCTAAGACGGGAGAGGGGTTCGAGGACCTCAACACTCTAGCTTACGAGCATTACTGCACCTGCGGTGACCTTACGTAA